One part of the Aricia agestis chromosome Z, ilAriAges1.1, whole genome shotgun sequence genome encodes these proteins:
- the LOC121739319 gene encoding sulfhydryl oxidase 1-like, with product MNWHLFVLKIGYFIAVVNSAVIPDSEDVKDQGLYTDTDHVTILTVKNFEKKVYGQPQAIIVQFYNSYCGHCRAFAPKFKSLALEIESWKNIVKLAVIDCSVEENNAICRDYEVMAYPSLRYLHERYVKGNGNVGEKISAIDTAENLKIEIIKKIQHEQRIGRLRMSQPLNIAAYATIDAVLSNVPVNTMYTFLMFESENSTLGSELTLDVNDYKNVSVVRVYNDSELAKQFGINNVGLVAVKRNHETLKFGISDTNPTVQNLLKSLNAYLLNNRYVFPIRNTDFNDFSNHNNNDNTHSKQDLDAVYYSDLEKTIKTSLHTEITRHKILTGEPLGVLEDYIDVLITAFPFKHNNLKVFLTQLNASLKSKNQWTGAEIYDLVKALENSMAVYSSDLDYVGCKGSQPQYRGYTCGLWTLFHTLTVNSYQKEENLGPKVLKTMLGYVKHFFGCTECSEHFQAMAEKNRLLDVQGNDKAILWLWIAHNEVNLRLAGDVTEDPQHPKIQFPSAKNCPECRLARGAWNLKAVFQYLTRMYDGSYIQMGRTARSADTTNSPFSNLDIGMLSLL from the exons atgaaCTGGCATCTATTTGTGCTTAAAATCGGATATTTTATTGCCGTTGTAAATAGTGCAGTAATTCCAGACTCAGAAGATGTTAAGGATCAAGGCCTGTATACCGACACTGATCATGTTACTATACTTACTGTAAAGAATTTTGAGAAAAAGGTTTATGGACAACCACAGGCAATAATAGTTCAGTTTTATAACAGTTACTGTGGTCATTGCAGAGCTTTTGCACCAAAATTTAAATCCTTGGCATTAGAAATAGAATCTTGGAAGAACATTGTTAAATTAGCAGTAATTGATTGTTCAGTTGAAGAAAACAATGCAATATGTAGAGATTATGAAGTAATGGCATACCCCTCATTAAGATATTTACACGAAAGGTATGTCAAAGGAAATGGTAATGTTGGTGAAAAAATTTCTGCTATTGACACTGCTGAAAATCTTAAAAtagaaatcattaaaaaaattcaacatgAACAAAGAATCGGTAGGCTCAGAATGAGTCAACCTCTTAATATTGCTGCTTACGCGACTATAGATGCAGTATTGAGCAATGTACCAGTGAACACAATGTACACATTTTTAATGTTTGAAAGTGAGAATTCTACACTTGGCTCTGAGTTGACTTTGGATGTAAATGATTACAAAAATGTCAGTGTGGTTAGGGTTTACAATGACAGTGAATTAGCGAAACAATTTGGTATAAACAACGTTGGACTTGTTGCCGTGAAAAGAAACCATGAAACCTTGAAGTTTGGTATTTCAGACACAAATCCCACTGTACAAAACTTATTGAAGTCCTTGAATgcatatttacttaataatagaTATGTATTTCCTATAAGAAATACTGACTTTAATGATTTCAGTAATCACAACAACAATGATAACACACACTCGAAACAAGACTTAGATGCTGTGTACTACAGTGATTTAGAGAAAACAATTAAAACCAGTTTGCACACAGAAATAACACGGCACAAGATCTTAACAGGGGAACCTCTAGGTGTGCTAGAAGATTACATAGATGTTTTAATAACTGCTTTCCCATTTAAGCACAATAATCTGAAAGTTTTCCTTACCCAACTAAATGCTAGTTTAAAGTCTAAAAATCAGTGGACTGGAGCCGAAATTTATGACTTAGTTAAGGCACTAGAAAATAGTATGGCTGTCTACAGTTCTGATCTAGACTATGTTGGGTGCAAGGGCAGTCAGCCACAATACAGAGGTTACACTTGTGGTCTCTGGACACTGTTCCATACATTGACTGTAAATTCATACCAAAAAGAAGAAAACCTAGGCCCTAAAGTACTAAAGACTATGCTAGGCTATGTCAAACACTTCTTTGGCTGCACCGAATGCTCAGAACATTTTCAAGCAATGGCTGAGAAAAATAGATTGTTAGATGTTCAAGGAAATGATAAAGCCATTCTTTGGCTATGGATTGCACATAATGAAGTAAACCTTCGGCTCGCCGGGGATGTAACAGAGGATCCTCAACACCCAAAGATACAATTTCCTAGTGCAAAGAATTGTCCTGAGTGTAGACTTGCAAGAGGTGCTTGGAATTTGAAAGCAGTATTCCAATACTTGACGAGGATGTACGATGGAAGTTACATACAGATGGGGAGAACAGCACGATCGGCCGACACAACAAACAGCCCATTCTCAAATCTGGATATTGGGATGTTAAGCCTCCT gTAA